A segment of the Agromyces sp. H17E-10 genome:
TGCCGTGACGACCGCCCAGCTCGCCGCCGACGCCCTCGGCATCGAAGTCGGCCAGATCGCGAACTCGCTCGTGTTCACCCTCGACGACGAACCGATCCTCGTGCTCACCTCGGGTGCGCACCGGGTCGACACCGAGTGGCTCGGCGCCGAACTCGGCGGCACGATCCGCCGGGCGTCGAAGGAGACGGTGAAGGAGGCCACCGGACAGGTCATCGGGGGCGTCGCGCCGGTCGGGCACCCCGTGCCCGTGCGCACGATCGTCGACACCGACCTCGCGGCCTATCCCCTGGTCTGGGCGGCCGCCGGCCACGCCAAGACGGTGTTCGCGACGACCTTCGACGACCTCGTGCGCATCACGGGCGGAACCCCGCGCGCCGTCGAGCCCGCCCGCGCGGCCGCGACCGAATCCGCATGATCTCTCGCGGCGGCGCTCAGGCGTCGCGGCGGGCGCCCGCCGACGGGCGCACGGTGAAGACCGCCGGCTCCCGATAGCCGTGCTCGGCGAACGCCGCCACGACCGCGCGCGACAGGTCGGGCACGAGTGCGTCGGGAACGAGCGCGATCGCCGACCCGCCGAAGCCGCCGCCCGTCATGCGGGCGCCGATCGCGCCGTTCGCCTGCGCCGTCTCGACGGCGAGGTCGAGCTCGGGCACGGAGATCTCGAAGTCGTCGCGCATCGACCGGTGCGAGGCATCCAGCAGGGGGCCGATCGCGCCTGCCCCCTGTTCGCGCAGCGTGCGCACGGTGTCGAGCACGCGCTGGTTCTCGGTCACGACGTGCCGCACCCGGCGGAACGTCTCGTCGTCGAGCAGCTCGGCCGCCCGTGCGAGGTCGTCGACGCGCACCTCGCGCAATGACTCGACACCGAGACCGCGCGCGCCGGCCTCGCACGATGCGCGCCTGGCCGCATAGCCGCCCGTGGCGTGCGCGTGCGTCACGCGGGTATCGACGACGAGGATCGACAGGCCGGCCGCCTCGAGGCCGAGCGGGATCACGTCGGCGTCGAGACTGCGGCAGTCGAGGAAGACCGCGGAGTCGGCCTCGCCGAGCAGTGAGGCGGTCTGGTCCATGATGCCCGTCGGCGCGCCGACGACCCGGTTCTCGGCGAGCCGGCCGACCTTCGCGAGCGTCGGGCGGTCGAAGCCGAGGCCCCAGTGCTCGTCGAGGGCGAGCGCCACCGCGCACTCGATCGCGGCCGAGCTCGAGAGGCCCGCACCGATCGGCACGTCCGAGGTGACGTAGAGGTCGACGCCGCGCGCGTGGTCGAGGTCGGCACCGGACTCGCGGAGCGCCCACGCGACGCCGAGCGGATACGCGGCCCATCCCGACACCGCGTCGGGGGTGAGCTCCTCGAGGTGGATCTCGACGGCCTCGGGCTCGTGGCTCGTCGCGACGCGCACGACCCGGTCGTCGCGGTCGCCGAGCGCGACGGCCGTGCGCCGCTCGATCGCGAACGGGAGGACGAACCCGTCGTTGTAGTCGGTGTGCTCGCCGATGAGGTTCACGCGGCCCGGCGCCGACCAGACGCCGGCCGGCCTGCGGCCGAACCACTCGGCGAACCCGTGGGCGGCGTCGGCGACGGTCATTCTGCGGCTCCTTCGATCGCGGCGCGCAGCGCCTCGGCCTGTGCTTCGGGCGGGACGTCCCCGACCCATGCTCCCATCGCGGCCTCCGAGCCCGCGAGGTACTTCAGCTTGTCGGCGCCGCGACGCGGGCTCGTGAGCTGCAGCATGAGCCGAACCTCGTCGCGACGCTCGTGCACGGGGGCCTGGTGCCAGGCGGCGATGTACGGCGTCGGGGTGTCGTAGAGCGCGTCGACCCCACGCAGCAGGCGTCGGTAGAGCGTCGCGAGTTCGTCGCGCTCGTCGAGCGTCGTCGCCGCGAGGTCGGGAACGTGCCGGTGGGGGAGCAGGTGCACCTCGATCGGCCAGCGCGCGGCGAACGGCACGAACGCCGTCCAGTGCTCGCCCGTGAGCACCACGCGCGGGCCGGTGCGCTCGCGGTGCAGGAGGTCGGCGAAGAAGCCCGGCCCGTAGGCGTCGATCGAGGCGAGCAGCCGCTCGGTGCGCGGGGTCACGTACGGGTAGGCGTAGATCTGCCCGTGCGGGTGGCCGAGCGTCACGCCGATCTCACGCCCTCGGTTCTCGAACGGGAACACCTGCTGCACGCCCGGCAGCTCCGAGAGCTCGGCGGTGCGGTGCGCCCACGCCTCGATCACGGTGCGGGCCCGGGAGACGGTCTGGGTGCCGAAGGAGCCCTCGTGGTCGGGGCTGAAGCACACGACCTCGCAGCGGCCGATGGAGGGCAGGCGGCGCTCGAGGCCGACCCGACGGAGCTCGGCGAGCGATGCCCGCGCACCGGCCGGCGCGGCGGCGTCCGCCGCTGCGAGCTCCGGCCCGAACGAGGGCGAGCGGTTCTCGAAGACCGCGACGTCGTAGCGGCTCGGGATCTCCGACGGGTT
Coding sequences within it:
- a CDS encoding YbaK/EbsC family protein, encoding MSSPSPAAAASPSHPAVDRVAAALAAEGVETEIVWFDDAVTTAQLAADALGIEVGQIANSLVFTLDDEPILVLTSGAHRVDTEWLGAELGGTIRRASKETVKEATGQVIGGVAPVGHPVPVRTIVDTDLAAYPLVWAAAGHAKTVFATTFDDLVRITGGTPRAVEPARAAATESA
- the galK gene encoding galactokinase, translated to MTVADAAHGFAEWFGRRPAGVWSAPGRVNLIGEHTDYNDGFVLPFAIERRTAVALGDRDDRVVRVATSHEPEAVEIHLEELTPDAVSGWAAYPLGVAWALRESGADLDHARGVDLYVTSDVPIGAGLSSSAAIECAVALALDEHWGLGFDRPTLAKVGRLAENRVVGAPTGIMDQTASLLGEADSAVFLDCRSLDADVIPLGLEAAGLSILVVDTRVTHAHATGGYAARRASCEAGARGLGVESLREVRVDDLARAAELLDDETFRRVRHVVTENQRVLDTVRTLREQGAGAIGPLLDASHRSMRDDFEISVPELDLAVETAQANGAIGARMTGGGFGGSAIALVPDALVPDLSRAVVAAFAEHGYREPAVFTVRPSAGARRDA
- the galT gene encoding galactose-1-phosphate uridylyltransferase, which encodes MTETPIADPRIAVHRTRLADGRELIYFDDADTVLPASRAVDERDLGPRPTTAEMRQDVLTGEWISIAAARQNRVVLPPAELDPLAPQSPGNPSEIPSRYDVAVFENRSPSFGPELAAADAAAPAGARASLAELRRVGLERRLPSIGRCEVVCFSPDHEGSFGTQTVSRARTVIEAWAHRTAELSELPGVQQVFPFENRGREIGVTLGHPHGQIYAYPYVTPRTERLLASIDAYGPGFFADLLHRERTGPRVVLTGEHWTAFVPFAARWPIEVHLLPHRHVPDLAATTLDERDELATLYRRLLRGVDALYDTPTPYIAAWHQAPVHERRDEVRLMLQLTSPRRGADKLKYLAGSEAAMGAWVGDVPPEAQAEALRAAIEGAAE